Part of the Brachyhypopomus gauderio isolate BG-103 chromosome 17, BGAUD_0.2, whole genome shotgun sequence genome, CTACAGTAACACTACAGTTTTCTTAGGGTAAAACTGTcattattcattcattaatCCTGTTGATTTTAACCAACGTGAGATTCTTCTCATCATCTCAGACCTCTTTGCACACAGCCATCCAGGAACTCACAGTAACACATCAGAGAACAAAAATGGCGCTGCACAGGAGCCTCTGTGCCACCCATATTATCCACCAGTACCACAGTGTGGGAGACCAGGTGCAGGTTCATACTGACTACTGTCTGAATATAGGAGTTCAGACAGACATGACCACAGTCACAGAACTTGGCAAGATCCAACTCATGGCACAAGTGGAAAGGAATAAGATGAGGTCCATAAGGAAGCCTGTTGATATGTAAACAGAATAAAAATATCATGTTATGACTTCAGCACATTAAATTTTTTAATAAGGCTAGTTAGCATAACAAACAAATATATTTTGAGCTCAATCCATACAGCCAACACAGTAATTATGTAATAACTTTTAAATTATGTAATAACTCTCACCTTAAATTCAGAACAGCTCTTGAGGCCTGCTCCTGTAATGTGAGAGGGAATGCAAGCTGGATGTTGTGGTCCAAAGGGTTGGGCTGAGTGAACGGGTTTCCAAATAGGTCTAGATTCTCCAGTGCTAGCTTTCGGAATTCTCCGGGAAGAAGTGTCAGCTGATTGTGGGCAGCTGAGAGGAAGCGCATCTTGGTGAGCTTTCCAATGTGGAAGGGGAGTCGCAAGAGCTGGTTATTGTCCAGCTTTAGGTTCACCAACTCCCGCAGCTGGCAAAATTGGGCAGGAAGAAGTTGTAGCCGGTTCTGGCTCAAGTCTAGGTGCTGCAAGGAATGCTGAAGGGTGGAGAGACACAATGCTTCACTGAAGCTCTCCAGGTGGTTGTTGTGGAGAATTAGTTCTGCTAGACAATTGAGATCACCAATGGTGGCTGGGAGTTTCTTGATATGGTTATTGCTTAGGTCCAGTCTGCGGAGTGCTTTAAGAGACAGCATGCGTGTGTCCACTCTGGACAGCTTGCAGTAAGAGACCTGGAGCTGCTCTAGAGAATAAGGAAAGCCGGATGTGATAGGATAGTCTTTCTTTGACACGATAGTGAGCTTCTTCTTCGGTTTCTCCACATCTCTGGCACGAACAGGGGTGAAGGTGGAAAGGGAAAGACTGTCTAAGTCAGATCCTCTGTCAGCAAGTCGAGCAGCAGAGAGGAAGCTTTTCAAGTTGTTGGAATCTGCCTACaacatatgcacacaaacaaaaaaaaagaatactTAATGCAATCATCACTGATATTTTCAGTCCTGACCAATGGTACTACATAGCCaccaggatatatatatatatatatataaataaatgttgaCCCATATTGTGCATAATACTGTGCACTGATTTTGCTAAGTTTCTTCAGCATTCAATAGCTTAAAAGTAAACAAAGTCATTAAGAGTTTTGGTTCCCCTTTTCTGAGAATTTTGCTGAGTCAGAATTGTTCACAATTGTACTACTAGGAAGCAAATGTTTCAAGCATATAATAGCATCTAAAAGCTAGGTTCCTTTATTACACAAAACTGTAACACACGTGGCTTGATGCTACTGCCATTGTTTTGCAATCGTTTTGTTAAGGTTTTGAACTTAGTATTTGACCTTCTTAGTATAACCTTTTACTCACAGATTTCTGCCATGTTTCCTTTCAAAACTGCACTGTTAACTCAGTAATCTGTGCAAGCACATATGCTTTTGTTACTAACCTTTATGTACAGCTTTTCAACACAACTAATGCCAACAGCAGCTTTCCTTTCAAATTGTTACTTTCCTTATCTACTGAAACATGGCACAGTATGTGGGGACTTCAAAGATGTCCAAAACATCATACTGTTCACACCAGACTGTATTTTCTCCAGTTATTTTTGCAACCTTGCACAGTGTAGTTCAGACCTATTCTGAACAGTTAACCAGCACAACTGTGGGCTGCTGCAGCTCGTCTGGTGAATGCTGACATATGAGATTTGTAGACGCCATGTGACACAACCCACTTTcccaaaatatataaaacacatgCAGGGCAGAGAGGGACATGCAGGGCATTGAAAGGAAAAAAGTACCCAAAAGAAAATGTATTTTCTCAAATGTAGCACTATTTTTAATAAAAACGTACAATATACATATGTTAACTGGTGTTTCTGAACAGCAGATAATTATTATCACAATTACAATAATTTATAAAATTATCCATTCAAATATCAATAGACATCTGGTACCCAGTATTAGCTACCATTGTAAACAGCTCTGACTCGTAAACTTTTGTTGAAAGGTGCATTTCACATCAAAATAATCTTAACTTTGTATCTAAATCATTCAATGATGAAGAAATTTGGCAAAATCAGTTCCCATTTAAGATCATTTTCTTTTCACAATAACTCTATGAGTATTGTGAATACTATAACTCTTCAGTATCATTATATATTTTGTAAATGTTTGTATATAtagattttgtttttaattttatctTATATATTGGTTTTATACTTCCTTTCTCTGTCCATTCCTCTCTGCTTCTGTAACACTGCAAATTCCCCCATTGCAGaattaataaaggattatcttatcttatcttatgaAACCTAATTACCGTACTTAACGAATACAGCAAACATTTAAACAAGCTTGCCCAGCTTTAAATGTGGGTCATGGGAACTGGGTGAAAGTTCATAACTGGACTTGCTTGACTACTGAAGGTTAGGCTGAAGAATCCCCCTTATATGTCACCCACACAAGAATTTAATTATTTGTGTAATTAACTACATTAATTTAAATCCATTTGAATCCATTTCTTCCAAATCCTTTTTTGTTAATTGTTCATTTCACCTTATTAGCAATCCCtgatgcaaataaataaatacgatATAAATTTTGTATCAGGAACATGTTTTCAATTATACATTTGACTCATCACTGACACTAATATTCATATAGATCTGATAAAGAAAAGAATGGAAATTACAATACAAAAAAAACTTTGGATTATAATCTTGTGAGCCAAGATTTTACTTTTTAATTAAAGATTCTAATTGTTTTGGACCTGTTTTCATGAGCTGATATCAATAGCAAGTCAGGTcaggtcaaatttatttatatagcgctttttacaacacatgttgtcacaaagcagctttacaactgtatgggtccagatccctaatgagcaagccagaggcgacagtggcaaggaaaaactccctttgTTTGTAAATATCATATTTTTTTAGCAATATATTAGCAATTCCAGGGTTGGCATCACTTCCCAGACTGGAGAGGTTTCATTATATGAGCCTAACCTCAATGTACAGGGACCTCTACCATGCAAACATACATCAGCAttgctgtgtgtctgccctccCATGCATTTTAAATGCAATGTTGCTCATTTTGTTATAGAGAGTAACCACAAAATGTTAACAAATTTGGATTTACTGCCTTCTTTCATATGTGGGTACTAAATAATTGAAAACTCATAATGGGTGGATTTATCAAGACTTCAGAAACAGACACCAAAAATTAAGCCACTGATTAAGGCAATGATTTATAATACACAATCATTTCctttaaaattattaaatattattaatgaaatattaaatattaagaaAACTTTATTTGCTGTGAAAGATCAAATCTCATATACAATGCTTCTAATTATCAACAAATAATAAGTCACATAACCAGGTTTGTATACAACTTTGTGAAAATTCAACTGCAACAAAATATGAGAAAAAGGCAGAAAAGTTTTTGACTTGCATGTAgtatttatgtatatatgtgtagtaAGCACAGATAGTAACACTTACAACAACCTACAAAAACCAGCACAGTTAAGGCAGCTGTCCTTCAGGGTCAGTGACAGAAATGCCTCACCTTGCTTAAACAGATGTCCACTGCAGGCTCTTTCAGTCGCACTGTGGCTTTACCCTCCTCAACAAACCATGTGAAGAATTTCTCAATATTTTCCTTCAACTGGAAATGTGAAAAATAAAGGGAAAAGTCAATTATGAGTAATCACTGACATTGTCAAAACTTGCATGACATGTTGCAACATAATGTCTTTATGAAGGGAAGACATACTGAAATTTAAACCCTTAAATCATTAAATAAAAAACTAGGTATGCTTGAAACTACTCGTCTCCATCAGTTAATGGCCCAGAAGCGAATATAAACCCCAATATATACCGACTGTTCAATGTCTATCCACTACTCAAACACACTTACCTTGTACTTGGAGCCAGATCTATCTTTTGCTGTGCAGATCAGTAAATATATATTACTACGCTGGGATGCTTTATCCATATGTTTACCGATAGACAACACCGCCCTGTTCCCTTTGCCTTTCCCTTTGAGACCAAATGTTGGCAGCATACGATTTACAACTTCAACGTCGCACTGTAATTTCATTGTGGCTTCACATCAAAAAGTCAAGACAGGACGTTAGACTCGAGTTAGGTCCTTTAGAGACATGCCAAGGAGTGATGATAGCAAAACCTCCGTCCAGAAACAACCTATTACGACTAGATACGACTGTCCTGACCACTCGATGGTCCAGGACGCAACAACAACACGCCAGTTAATGATAACGAGAAAACAGCTGGAAATTTTATTACAACGAGTCTCCAACTAAAAGTTCCTTAACGACGCTATCACACATAAGCTGGTTGTAAAATGTAACCAAGTTGTATTAAAACTCAGAATATCCAACGATGACTTAACCGTAGCTAAAAGCAAAACGAAGTGGAATAGTTAAGGCAATAAGCAGCGCAATAACACCTTCAAAATATTCAAAAAAGCTCTTTAACGTGAATTAGCGAGCTAACTAGCTAGCGTTAGTATTCTGTTGTAAAACTCTGAACAGCTGTGGATTATTAATACACCAGTTAGTTAATATGCTGAGTAGGATTCGGACATCATATTTGTCTAAAATATGACACATTTACTATCTTTCCGATTACTAATAGCAGACAAGACACGAAAGTTGGACTAGCTAGCTCGCTAACGGGGAAGAGATGTCGGGGAAACGCAGAAGGCGGTTTACTGTTTTTCTCTGACGTATCATACCAACTCTCCCGCGGTGTAGCAGGTTCATGTACGCATGCGCGAACGTTTTGACCTTACCAAAATGTCTGCCTGCCGTTGCCTGACGTCACATCCCGTTAAGGCCTTTCAAAATATTGCGTGTGAAAGTACGTAAGGTTCTAGTGCCGTTTCCAGTCGACAAAAGTATCTAGCTAGCTTGCTAGTTCTGTCTCTTCTGTTTACGTGAGTATAAATGCGTGTGCCTGATTTTATGAGAAGCCTTTTATGCGTTGAGAATAGCAAACTGGGCTTGTCTATTTAGTCCTCGGATTAGATCTTCTATTCACAGTCAGTCAGCTTTTGGCCATTTCCAGCGTGTAAAGGGGGATCTTGTGTTGTAAACAATGTGATTCATATTGGCGAATCTGTCATTCTTTCCCTCTGGTGTTCTCATTTTTGTTTGTCACTGACTATCAGTAGCATCGTTATATTTATCATAAGAAAAAAACCCACAAGTTGGCAACCTGTATTAACGGTTAATTGTACAGTCGTGGGTGGTTATTACCCCTACGTAGTGACATTAAGGAATATAGACTACAGCTAAGTTGCCTACAGGTACATACAGGTTGCCTACGTAGTCACCTTGTCTTTGATCATTTTTTCTAGCGAACTAGTTGGGAATGGCAGAGATGGAAGACGACGGTGGTCTCCAAGACGTCCAAGATGAAGACGATGACTCTGAACAAGAAGAGCTTGATTTTGAATGGGACGCACAAGGTGATGACAGAGACTTTGACTGGGTTGAGGAAGAGGTTGTTATTGACATTAACACTTCCGAGCCCTTTCCTTTGGACACTCCAGCAGAGCGAAGTGGACACATTGCTGTGGTAGACAGGAACTGTATGTATGTTTGGGGAGGATATAAGGTGAGCAAAGCCAGTATATGCACTGATAAGATATGAAGCTGTGTTCCTTTTGGAAACAATGTCAAATGAGTGTTTTTCCCCCATTTTAATAGAATGCAGAAGAAATGGGATTGTTTGACTTGTACTTGCCAAAGAATGAAATTTGGATATACAACATGGAAACTGGCAGATGGTAAATCTGATCGTATTTATTGAACAAACTATTCACATGCAAAACATTTGGAATAAAAGTTCAATGCAACCTAGAATTATCTGTATTGCAGGAGAATGCAGCTGTCAGAAGGAGAACTTCCTGCATCTATGTCAGGCAGCTGTGGTGTATGTGTAGATGGCATCTTGTATCTCTTTGGAGGCCACCATGCTAGAGGCAATACTAACTTGGTGAGACTTTCCCCTAAACTGCTATTATAGCATTTTGAATTTCTATTGCTAGACTATTGAGTTTAAGGAATTTTGCTTAAGTGAGCACGTTCGTTGATGTATAGGATTTAAGCCCTTTTTAATGGTCTACCATACTCATCAGGTCTATCGTCTGCCCCTGAGGTCGCTTGTATTCAGCTGGGAGAGGATGAAGGATCTGAAGGGCTTGGCTCCCACGTGTAAAGACAAGCTGGGCTGCTGGGTGTACAAAAACAGGTTAGCATTCATCAGTCCACCACAGACAGAGTGAATGGATGAGTTTGGGCAGAGCTTTTCCAAGTCCACCACTCACTGGAAATGGCATCTTCGATGACAGTCTTACTTAGATACAGTCCAAGAGGGTCACAACACTGCAGTTTCCCCA contains:
- the lrr1 gene encoding leucine-rich repeat protein 1, whose protein sequence is MKLQCDVEVVNRMLPTFGLKGKGKGNRAVLSIGKHMDKASQRSNIYLLICTAKDRSGSKYKLKENIEKFFTWFVEEGKATVRLKEPAVDICLSKADSNNLKSFLSAARLADRGSDLDSLSLSTFTPVRARDVEKPKKKLTIVSKKDYPITSGFPYSLEQLQVSYCKLSRVDTRMLSLKALRRLDLSNNHIKKLPATIGDLNCLAELILHNNHLESFSEALCLSTLQHSLQHLDLSQNRLQLLPAQFCQLRELVNLKLDNNQLLRLPFHIGKLTKMRFLSAAHNQLTLLPGEFRKLALENLDLFGNPFTQPNPLDHNIQLAFPLTLQEQASRAVLNLRLPYGPHLIPFHLCHELDLAKFCDCGHVCLNSYIQTVVSMNLHLVSHTVVLVDNMGGTEAPVQRHFCSLMCYCEFLDGCVQRGLR